From the Hevea brasiliensis isolate MT/VB/25A 57/8 chromosome 15, ASM3005281v1, whole genome shotgun sequence genome, one window contains:
- the LOC110642148 gene encoding aluminum-activated malate transporter 12, with protein sequence MKIMAMGKEKWEKHIHVLAEKIKTFPGFVWQTTWRQTTWRVGRDDPRRVIHAFKVGLALTLVSLLYLLEPLFEGIGQSAIWAVMTVVVVLEFTAGATLCKGLNRGLGTLLAGSLAFAIEFIAQETGHVFRAIFIGAAVFVIGAAATYIRFFPKVKKNYDYGVVIFLLTFNLITVSSFRVSNVLKIAHERFYTIAIGCGVCLLMSLLIFPIWSGEDLHNSTVSKLEGLAKSIEACVNEYFSDEEKEAIQDKSSEDPIYKGYKNVLDSKSQDETLATHASWEPRHSRHCRYPWQQYVKLGAVLRHFSYTVVALHGCLLTEIQTPRSCRALFKDPCIRVASEVSKALMELANSIRSHRHCSPEILSDHLHEALQDLNTAIKSQPRLFLGSNNTQAKNMLALAAAHARQKQEKDHHGVSLSSVKTDSSALLEWKTKRANNEQAREAERKVLRPQLSKIAITSLEFSEALPFAAFASLLVEAVARLDNVIEEVEELGRIACFKEFKPGDEIVETPKVNVSQNHLPYSNGAE encoded by the exons atgaaaattatGGCCATGGGGAAGGAGAAGTGGGAGAAACACATTCATGTTTTAGCTGAGAAAATCAAAACATTTCCTGGTTTTGTTTGGCAAACAACTTGGAGGCAAACAACTTGGAGGGTTGGCCGAGACGATCCTCGAAGAGTTATTCATgctttcaaagttggtttggcttTGACATTAGTCTCTTTGCTGTATCTGCTGGAGCCATTGTTTGAAGGGATTGGACAAAGTGCCATTTGGGCTGTAATGACCGTTGTTGTTGTGCTCGAGTTCACAGCAG GTGCAACATTATGCAAAGGACTTAATAGAGGATTAGGGACCCTCCTAGCAGGATCATTGGCATTTGCCATTGAGTTCATTGCACAGGAAACCGGCCACGTTTTCCGAGCTATTTTCATCGGAGCTGCAGTTTTTGTGATAG GGGCTGCAGCTACCTACATTAGGTTCTTTCCCAAAGTGAAGAAAAATTATGACTATGGTGTTGTGATTTTCCTCTTGACCTTTAATTTGATAACTGTGTCGAGCTTTCGCGTTAGCAATGTATTGAAGATTGCCCATGAACGATTCTACACCATTGCCATTGGCTGTGGTGTTTGCCTGTTAATGAGTCTGCTGATATTCCCAATTTGGTCAGGAGAAGATCTCCATAATTCCACGGTGTCTAAGCTGGAAGGTCTAGCTAAATCTATAGAAG CTTGTGTCAATGAATATTTTAGCGACGAAGAGAAAGAAGCTATCCAAGATAAATCATCTGAGGATCCCATCTACAAAGGTTATAAGAATGTCTTGGATTCAAAATCACAAGATGAAACTTTG GCAACACATGCAAGTTGGGAGCCTAGGCACTCAAGGCACTGCAGATATCCTTGGCAGCAGTATGTGAAATTAGGAGCTGTTCTTCGCCACTTCAGTTACACTGTTGTAGCTCTTCACGGATGTCTGCTAACTGAAATTCAG ACCCCTAGGTCTTGCCGTGCCCTCTTCAAAGATCCATGCATTCGAGTAGCAAGTGAAGTATCCAAAGCACTAATGGAACTTGCCAACAGCATAAGAAGTCATCGTCATTGCTCTCCTGAGATCCTCTCCGATCATCTTCATGAGGCATTGCAAGACCTTAACACTGCCATAAAATCACAGCCAAGGCTTTTTCTAGGCTCCAACAATACCCAAGCCAAAAACATGCTAGCCTTGGCAGCTGCACATGCTAGACAAAAGCAAGAAAAGGATCACCATGGAGTGTCATTATCAAGTGTAAAGACGGATAGTTCTGCATTGCTTGAATGGAAAACGAAAAGGGCTAATAATGAGCAAGCTCGAGAAGCTGAAAGGAAAGTGTTACGGCCACAATTGAGCAAAATTGCAATCACAAGTCTTGAGTTCTCGGAGGCACTTCCATTTGCTGCTTTTGCATCTTTGCTGGTGGAGGCAGTAGCTAGGCTAGATAATGTGATTGAAGAAGTTGAAGAGCTTGGAAGGATAGCTTGCTTCAAAGAATTTAAACCTGGTGATGAGATTGTTGAGACACCAAAAGTGAATGTTTCACAGAACCATTTGCCTTATTCTAATGGGGCAGAGTGA
- the LOC110642142 gene encoding NAC domain-containing protein 71, whose translation MGGTSLPPGFRFHPTNEELVGYYLHRKVHGLEIELEVIPVIDLYKFDPWELPEKSFLPKRDMEWFFFCPRDRKYPNGSRTNRATKAGYWKATGKDRKIVCQSAVTGFRKTLVFYGGRAPFGDRTDWVMHEYRLGDDVSQGSSNFQGAFALCRVVKKNEQGHKTSDSHGEPKTKNIGSSSRNGDFTSAVISNEHMSASDDISSQATYLYNESHYSSPPIASPYQVTPMPEFESLSMESNPSSLWVSPDLILDSSKDYPELHEAASGYFPQCEYPSSMTPWQPYEHREFSSNSSYLNFPREFGTADDLSRTGYMSPYSGNGNYLGFSGNEDMPYEGQFADKQVEDGSLGEYGGLWCQEDNMVIVI comes from the exons ATGGGAGGGACTTCACTGCCACCAGGGTTTCGGTTCCATCCAACTAATGAGGAATTGGTGGGATATTACCTGCACAGAAAAGTTCATGGGCTTGAAATTGAGCTTGAAGTTATTCCTGTGATCGATTTGTACAAATTTGATCCTTGGGAGTTGCCAG AGAAGTCATTCCTTCCAAAACGAGACATGGAATGGTTCTTCTTCTGTCCCAGGGATCGAAAGTACCCGAATGGCTCAAGAACAAATCGAGCTACTAAAGCTGGCTACTGGAAAGCTACTGGCAAAGACAGGAAAATTGTCTGTCAATCTGCTGTGACTGGATTTAGAAAGACACTAGTTTTCTATGGCGGACGAGCTCCTTTTGGGGATAGGACTGACTGGGTAATGCACGAATATCGTCTCGGCGATGATGTTTCTCAAGGATCATCAAATTTTCAG GGAGCTTTCGCTTTATGCCGTGTTGTTAAGAAGAATGAGCAAGGGCACAAGACAAGCGATTCACATGGAGAGCCTAAAACCAAGAACATTGGTAGCAGCTCACGCAATGGGGATTTCACCTCAGCAGTGATCTCCAATGAGCACATGAGTGCCTCTGATGACATTTCTTCTCAAGCAACCTATCTGTATAATGAGAGTCATTATTCAAGTCCCCCCATTGCTTCTCCTTATCAAGTCACACCGATGCCTGAATTTGAGTCCCTTTCAATGGAGAGCAATCCTTCGAGCCTCTGGGTTTCGCCTGATCTAATTCTTGATTCTTCAAAG GATTACCCAGAACTGCATGAAGCTGCATCTGGATACTTTCCGCAGTGCGAGTATCCAAGCTCAATGACACCATGGCAACCATATGAACATAGAGAGTTCTCATCAAATTCATCATACTTGAATTTTCCCAGAGAATTTGGAACCGCTGATGATCTCAGTCGCACTGGATACATGTCACCTTACTCAGGGAATGGAAATTACCTCGGTTTTAGTGGAAATGAGGATATGCCTTATGAAG GCCAATTTGCAGACAAGCAAGTGGAAGATGGAAGTTTGGGGGAATACGGCGGACTTTGGTGTCAGGAAGACAATATGGTGATTGTGATATAG
- the LOC110642146 gene encoding MND1-interacting protein 1 — translation MGCTMREKHIRTNRRVRSAKPEFDPCCYASSISKSILESGLKPLAYHLGLQDSTHSNPIPNTSGNLDDNGWGYCTEEQLEEILLKNLEFLYKEAISKLVALGYDEDTALNAILRNGHCYGGMDVLTNILHNSLAYLNSNCESGSSSSSNGNLDECHPVFNDLRQLEEYSLAGMVCLLQQVRPHLCKGDAMWCLLMSDLHVGRASTIEIPMSNSPVDGNNTVQSSVESVNSNGVDNGIGVVAPALCRFHGGWGFGNGGGSEFAVNGFFSYSGEMTLQKDIECPKRFNLSPSMKSLLKRNVAMFAAGFRANSKQMQTQSQVQSESCSGVLSGRHAALVATASEVLDDKGEESQNLKNQDGASTGWNKFQDGLFSELSKFGDLNLDENLELTGEDQKDEMIVTLLHQIKDLERQVKERKEWAQQKAMQAARKLSSDLTELKILKMEREETQRLKKGKQTLEDSTMKRLSEVENALRKASGQVDRANAAVRRLETENAEIRAEMEASKLSASESVTTCLEVAKREKKCLKKLLAWEKQKTKLQDEIAGEKEKIKELQRCLAIVEQAQKEAEAKWRQEVKVKEQTFAQVEEERRSREAAEANNKRKLEALRLKTEIDFQRHKDDLQRLEQEFSRLKLSAEFTDLNHQLNILPLGKPEKTKPQGETIARLLHELDTLEDSQDKGSNCDRECMICMKDEVSIVFLPCAHQVMCASCSDNHGKKGKATCPCCRIPIEQRIRVFGASS, via the exons ATGGGTTGCACTATGAGGGAGAAGCATATCCGTACGAACCGGAGGGTGCGATCAGCGAAGCCTGAATTCGATCCTTGCTGTTACGCCTCATCAATCTCCAAATCCATACTCGAATCTGGTCTCAAACCCTTGGCTTACCATCTGGGTCTGCAAGATTCAACCCACAGCAATCCTATCCCTAACACTAGTGGTAATCTTGATGATAACGGATGGGGTTACTGCACTGAAGAACAATTAGAAGAAATCTTGTTAAAGAACCTTGAATTTTTATATAAAGAAGCCATTTCTAAGCTTGTTGCATTAGGCTATGATGAGGATACTGCTTTAAACGCAATATTGCGTAATGGGCATTGCTATGGTGGTATGGATGTTTTAACTAATATATTGCATAACTCCTTAGCTTATTTGAATAGCAATTGTGAGAGTGGTAGTAGCAGTAGTAGTAATGGGAATTTAGATGAATGCCATCCTGTTTTTAATGATTTAAGGCAATTGGAGGAGTATTCTCTTGCAGGTATGGTTtgtttgttgcagcaagttaggccGCATTTGTGTAAAGGTGATGCTATGTGGTGTTTATTAATGAGTGATCTTCATGTGGGTAGAGCGAGTACCATTGAAATTCCCATGTCTAATTCACCTGTTGATGGGAATAATACAGTGCAGAGCAGTGTTGAGAGTGTTAATAGCAATGGTGTTGATAATGGGATTGGTGTGGTGGCACCGGCGCTGTGTAGGTTTCATGGAGGGTGGGGGTTTGGAAATGGGGGAGGATCGGAGTTTGCAGTTAATGGATTTTTCTCATACAGTGGGGAAATGACTTTGCAAAAGGATATTGAGTGCCCTAAAAGGTTTAACCTATCACCTTCAATGAAGTCTTTATTGAAAAGGAATGTTGCCATGTTTGCTGCAGGTTTTAGGGCTAATTCAAAACAGATGCAGACGCAGTCTCAGGTTCAATCTGAGTCTTGCTCAGGTGTTTTGTCAGGAAGACATGCGGCACTGGTTGCAACAGCGAGTGAAGTTTTGGACGACAAGGGTGAGGAGTCTCAAAATTTGAAGAACCAAGATGGGGCTAGTACAGGGTGGAATAAGTTCCAAGATGGGCTTTTTTCAGAATTAAGTAAGTTTGGTGATTTGAATCTTGATGAAAATTTGGAACTTACAGGAGAAGATCAGAAGGATGAGATGATAGTGACCCTGCTTCATCAGATTAAGGATTTAGAGAGACAAGTAAAGGAACGGAAGGAGTGGGCACAGCAGAAGGCGATGCAAGCTGCAAGAAAGCTTAGTAGTGACTTAACGGagcttaaaatattgaaaatggaGAGGGAGGAGACACAGAGATTGAAGAAGGGGAAACAAACTCTTGAGGATTCAACAATGAAGAGGCTGTCAGAGGTGGAAAATGCTTTGAGGAAGGCAAGTGGTCAAGTGGACCGGGCAAATGCAGCTGTGAGACGGCTTGAGACTGAGAATGCAGAAATCAGAGCAGAAATGGAGGCTTCTAAGTTAAGTGCATCAGAGTCGGTGACTACTTGTTTGGAGGTTGcaaaaagggagaagaagtgtCTGAAGAAGCTTTTGGCTTGGGAGAAACAGAAAACTAAATTGCAAGATGAGATTGCAGGAGAGAAAGAGAAGATCAAGGAGTTACAAAGATGTTTGGCTATAGTTGAGCAGGCTCAGAAGGAAGCTGAG GCAAAGTGGAGGCAAGAAGTGAAGGTAAAAGAGCAAACTTTTGCCCAGGTAGAGGAGGAACGTCGGTCCAGGGAAGCTGCTGAGGCCAATAATAAAAGGAAGCTTGAGGCTTTGCGCCTCAAGACAGAGATAGACTTCCAACGCCACAAGGATGATCTCCAAAGACTTGAGCAGGAGTTTTCTCGTCTAAAACTATCTGCAGAGTTCACTGATTTGAATCACCAATTAAATATTTTACCCTTAGGAAAGCCTGAGAAGACAAAGCCCCAAGGAGAAACAATTGCTAGGCTGCTTCATGAATTAGATACCCTGGAGGATTCACAAGATAAGGGATCTAACTGTGATAgagaatgcatgatttgtatgaAAGATGAAGTCTCTATTGTTTTTCTTCCATGTGCCCACCAAGTTATGTGTGCCAGTTGCAGTGACAATCATGGGAAGAAGGGTAAAGCTACATGTCCATGCTGCCGCATTCCTATCGAACAGAGGATCCGTGTTTTTGGTGCAAGTTCATAG